In Elaeis guineensis isolate ETL-2024a chromosome 1, EG11, whole genome shotgun sequence, a genomic segment contains:
- the LOC105061507 gene encoding LOW QUALITY PROTEIN: CBL-interacting protein kinase 1 (The sequence of the model RefSeq protein was modified relative to this genomic sequence to represent the inferred CDS: inserted 1 base in 1 codon; deleted 2 bases in 2 codons), which produces MRSCGPSAVGLSPHPLVLYPSLPFLPPPTSPYRHLCSALQERGSGNHPVYINPPWSQEGPLLSGEVIIRIRSPPXEEQTRERKGRSLEWEGMQLGKYEIGRTLGEGNFGKVKYARHVETGQAVAVKILDRKRIQSLKVDDQIKREIGTLKLLKHPNVVRLYEVSASKTKIYMVLEYVNGGELFDKIAQKGKLPEQEGRRLFQQLIDAISYCHDKGVYHRDLKPENVLVDAKGNIKVSDFGLSALPQHLGNDGLLHTTCGSPNYIAPEVLANRGYDGARSDIWSCGVILYVILMGYLPFDDRNLAVLYQKIFRGDTQIPKWLSPGAQNFLRRILDPNPITRINVAEIKAHEWFKQDYTPVIPNDDDDYMSIDNAAFSIKEHNEGDFLLSPTHINAFELIGMSSYLDLSGFFEKEDVSERKIRFTSNYPPQDLFKKIEDIVTEMGYQVQRGHRKLKVMQQFKGAKTVRSLSVAAEVFVLGPSLYVVELRKSYGDSSLYRQLCTKLSNDLGVCKSQQLLKTQSCLPELAGFEGEMPVAAL; this is translated from the exons ATGAGAAGCTGCGGCCCCTCCGCTGTCGGACTCTCACCGCATCCACTTGTG CTTTACCCTTCTCTGCCGTTTCTGCCTCCTCCGACGTCGCCGTAT CGCCACCTTTGCAGCGCGTTGCAG GAAAGGGGATCCGGCAACCATCCCGTCTATATAAACCCCCCCTGGAGCCAGGAAGGCCCTTTACTCTCAGGCGAAGTTATTATTCGGATCCGGTCACCTC GGGAAGAGCAGACGAGAGAAAGGAAAGGGAGGTCGCTGGAGTGGGAGGGAATGCAACTGGGGAAGTACGAGATCGGGAGGACGCTCGGGGAGGGGAACTTCGGGAAGGTGAAATACGCGCGCCACGTGGAGACCGGGCAGGCCGTCGCCGTGAAAATTCTCGACCGGAAGCGCATCCAATCCCTCAAGGTCGACGACCAG ATAAAAAGGGAGATTGGAACGCTGAAGCTGTTGAAGCATCCGAACGTCGTCCGATTATATGAG GTTTCAGCGAGCAAAACTAAGATCTACATGGTCCTTGAGTATGTGAATGGTGGTGAATTATTCGACAAAATT GCACAGAAAGGGAAGCTGCCAGAACAAGAAGGGCGAAGGCTTTTCCAGCAGCTAATTGATGCTATAAGTTATTGCCATGATAAGGGTGTTTACCACCGGGATTTAAAG CCGGAGAATGTTCTTGTTGATGCAAAGGGGAACATAAAGGTATCTGATTTTGGCCTCAGTGCTTTACCTCAGCATCTTGGGAATGATGGTTTGCTGCATACAACCTGTGGCAGTCCAAACTATATTGCCCCGGAG GTCCTTGCCAACAGAGGATATGATGGTGCCAGGTCAGATATCTGGTCTTGTGGTGTCATCCTATATGTTATTCTTATGGGATATCTTCCATTCGACGATAGAAATCTTGCTGTTCTCTATCAGAAG ATATTCAGGGGAGATACCCAGATCCCTAAATGGCTATCTCCTggtgctcaaaattttttacgGAGAATTCTTGATCCGAATCCTATCACCCGAATAAATGTAGCTGAAATTAAAGCACATGAGTGGTTTAAGCAAGATTATACTCCTGTTATTccgaatgatgatgatgattataTGAGCATTGATAATGCAGCTTTCTCGATTAAAGAG CATAATGAGGGAGATTTTCTGCTGTCGCCCACCCACATCAATGCTTTTGAGCTTATTGGAATGTCTTCATACCTTGATCTTTCTggcttttttgaaaaagag GATGTTTCTGAAAGGAAGATCAGATTCACATCCAATTATCCACCACAGGATTTGTTTAAAAAGATCGAAGATATTGTTACAGAAATGGGGTATCAAGTCCAAAGAGGGCATAGAAAG CTGAAAGTCATGCAACAATTCAAAGGTGCAAAGACCGTAAGATCCCTTTCCGTTGCTGCTGAG GTGTTCGTGCTCGGTCCATCTCTATATGTTGTGGAACTAAGAAAATCATATGGAGATTCCTCATTGTACAGACAG TTGTGTACAAAGCTATCAAATGATTTAGGTGTCTGTAAAAGCCAGCAGCTTTTGAAGACACAATCTTGTTTGCCagagcttgctggttttgaaggGGAGATGCCTGTTGCTGCTTTGTGA